The Tursiops truncatus isolate mTurTru1 chromosome 11, mTurTru1.mat.Y, whole genome shotgun sequence genomic sequence CCTGCCCCCATCGGGCTCCGCGCTCCGGCAGCTTCCGCCTCGGATCCACGTGCATGTCAAGTGTTCTGTTGAGGGTTAGGACGGTGGAGCTTCTGGCCCTTCTCTGGCTCCTCTTCCCCAGGATGCAGACCCATTTCACCCCTTCCTTCTTTGAGGTCTTCAGCATTGACTTATTTTGGGGTGACGTAATGGAATTTCTTCCTTGTAATGAGGCTTTAGACTGGGTTTGAGACTCTTGTCTCCAGCTCCTTTTTGGTTTCTACATTTTCCATTCCTATTTTTTCAAGAAACATTTCTGGTAAGCCCCTAACCTTAACCAGTGTGCTATTCACCGGTTCTTGGGCCGTATTTGAGCATTGAGCCTGCCTGACCCTGCATGGTTGGGATGATGGGAGGGGTCTGTATAAAAAGGTGGAACGAATAGGatacctccccttccccctgtggAATATATGCTTGTGAGATGGctgttttctcactttctcaTTCATGGAAGTTCTTTTGATCCTCTACTTCCTTTAAGTCGTCCATTGCCGAAAAGCATTATAAGCATATTTGCATGTGGTACtatacaaaaataattacatatcTAAACTCCCTGCCCTTTGAAAGGTGGAAACCTTTTAATCCCCTTGAGAACCGTCAAGGGCCCTAGTGGGTTTGGGGAGTCTGGTCCCAGTGTACAGAGTGGAATAGCCACCGTCACAGCTTTGACACAGACAGGGGTAGATGTGCATGGCTGGGAGACTGGGTCTGTCCTTAGTGTACCGAGATGGGCAATGTTGTTCCCATTTTAGGAGCGAAGGGAACTGCGGCACAGGAAATGGACAGAGCCTTGGGCTCATGGATTCAGTTCCCGGCTCCACCAcgaacttgctgtgtgaccctgggcaagtccttttcccctctctgggcctcagtttcctcatctgtaaaatggggagaattcTGTTTATGCCTCCCAGCTCTTGGGAGTTATATATCAAATGAGATTTGAAATGTTGGGAACTTCGAAAGAGATGAGAAATAGTCATCATGTAGCATTTACTTTTATGTGTTGTACACTTCTACCATGGAGAGTTCCGAGCGTTTAAATCCGTCTTTGTAAGTCAAAATGAGGGGAGTGTTGCTATGCAGAAAGTATTGAGCACTGCAGAATTCCAGCTCGTAATCTGAaagttcactgcagctttattaTTACAGGTGTACCCCACTTACACAGTAAAAGTGTTCCTGAGCAATGTTTACATCATATTATAAAGGTACTTGACAAGTTTGGTTCATTTAAAGGTATCATACATTCCATAAAATGAAAatcccttttaaatttattttgtagagATTTGGATTTTTATGTGTTGGCTTAAAGTGAGGTCATTGTGACTTGGAGCTACACCTGAACAAGACCGGTTGTTGCAGGAACGGTGGGGGGCTCCCTGACACTCTGTAGGGCCCTTCCCGTGGATCAGCGTCATCTGGTTCTGCCAaggtttctctctctttgtcttccGGACCCACATTAAAGCTATTTCTGGACTTGCCACACTGTGCATGTGCAAAGAAATGTGAATGTACAATTGGAGGGCAGCCCTGATAGGATTTTCCACACACTACCTCCAGGTGACTAAAGAGAACTCTGAATTTAAGGGGGATTGATTATGTTATAGGTAAATGCAATTTCTTCACAAACTCAGAACTCTGAGGTCCCAAAGGAATCTTTTTAATCACGAGGAGTCCCCGTTTCGATACAGGTGTGGGTCAACTACATCCATTCCTGTGGTCTGTGGCATTTGACTGGGTATTAGGGGAACtgggttctttttctctgggCAAGTCAACTTATTTCTAGTAAAATTTGAAGACCAGTCATGGCCCTCATCTATCCTGTGGAAATGTTTTGAGGGAAAATCAGAGTATCTGAAAGTGTTTTTGAACATCTTAGGGGAAAAAGCGTTGATAATTCACTTCAAAGCGGTTACTGTAACCAAGGCCATTGCCTTGCAGGCCTCCGAGGGAGCACCCTTGTGGTGTCGGGTGTGAATGGTGCCCCTGGAGCTGTGCGCCCAGCGACACGGCCACTGCCCACTGCCACAGCTCTCCTAATCGGGTTTCTTTCCCAGCACCTGACATCTTGCATTAGGCTTGTACTTATTTGGCTTCTCTGTAGTTTTAGTGTTTAAACATTTCTGGCAGATGATAGGATGGTCCAGCTTCCCCCTGGATACCTCTAGTGTGAGGAGTCTTAAGGTTAGGTGAGAATGAGTCACTGTTCGCCCTTTGGCAAATTGctttacctttctgagccttTGTGCTCCTTTCTGTAGAACAGGGATAGTACTTGCCAGGTTGTTTTAAGGAGCGGAAACAATGTGTTTAAAGGACCTAATTGGAGCCCGGCAGTGTCAGGCACAACAACAGGTGGCACTTACTACTACCGTTATTACTGTGTTATTGTTATGTTATCCTTATTATACTCATACCTCTGGAGACAGCTCATGTTGTTGCCAGTCCATTATTGGTGAGTTTAAGTTTTGCAGATTCTTCCCTCGTTGAAAACTTTGAGGAAGAGGGTGATTTTCTCTTCTATAACTAATCTCAGGTTAAGGGGTGCAGTTATGTGTTCAGCATTCACAGGCAAACTAATGAGGTTTTGCTTGAGCTAAAATCATTCCACCTGTCTGAGAAATCTTAGCGGAGGGAAGCTGTTTTGTAACTCTAGTGCAGTTCCTCTCCAAGTGACACTGTGTCTAGTTTTCTAACCTCAGTTTTAGTGAAGTGTATAGCAGCATGAGCTCATTCAGCACTGGTGCTGCTGACCTTAATGCAGTTTTATTGTTAGCGAATGCTTGGCTTACCATTGACTCTCCTGGGTGTTTGCTGGCCCTTTGGGGGGCAGTTAtttatctctccattttacagaccagaAAATTGAGGTCTAGATTGATGAGCAAGCCTGTAACTGAACCCTGAGTAGAGCCCCGGTGTCCAGACTTCTGTTGGCTGTGTCCTTTGGACCCTGCTAACTATAAACAgaacctcccaccctcccacacaATGGTTGGGCATCCCAGACAACAGCCAGGGGTTGGTAAACAGGTAATCGGATTTCTTTCAGAATTATCAAGTGACTAGAGAACTAGAAATTGGCCTCAATGATTGGATTTTTAATGGAAGCATTAACACAGGAACCATACGCCCAAGTAACAGTGGTCTCTTCTTCTCTGAGGAGCTCAGAGTTCTTTTTAGTCTGCATCTCAGTTATTCTCTGCATATTCTCTTGGGATCAGGAAAAAAGCAGAAGTCACCCTTCACCATCCTAAGCCCCTCCTAGAGAGAGACGTTGGGGGGGGACCCAGAGAAGAGGGACTTGCCCCAGTGGCCTGGCTTCAGCCCACATTGTGTGCTGGTGAGTTGTTTGAGTGATAGGGTTCCAGCTCACATATAGATAACTTTCGCCCAGTAAAGTCTGAATAATTGTGACTTATCTTGCCCACAGGCCTCCTTATTTGATATTGTTGGGCAGTATAAGAGCAGGAAGAAGGATTACCAGCTCAGATGATGCATGAAAGTGTATTCAGATGATACTGTTGTCAACCCGAAGTGCTGGCATTGAGCTAGGAGAGAGGAAAGGTTTAGCGGGGAGGCTCAGTATTTtgccagtcttttttttctccttcatatttGAGGGATACAACCCACTCCAGCAGTTACCTTGGCTCGTTGCAGAAGTAATTCTCACTTGATTGCcagggggccgggggccggggggagTCGGTGGAACATCAGATCCAGAGCGGAGGCCGGACATGTGGTTTGGGAAAGCCCCCTCCAAATAACCCTGGTAATTCTTACCTCATCCCTCTAGAAATCACTggcaaaaaggagaaaatctgaGAGAAGACAGTTATCTGAGGAGACAGGAGAAAAGTCCTCTGAGGAATCTAGTCAGTTCGTCCTCATTGTCACCTCAGGAGCTTGAGGATTACCTGAGGGATGTACTTTCTCCACGGGAAACTGGGGAAAGGGGTTCTTTAGAAATCTGAAGTCAAGTTACAGGCAGAAGGAAGACAGAGGCTAGGTGATACTCCTGGTCCGGTGAAAGCCGTGTCAGCCCAGGGCCTGTAATAAGAGTTTCCTGTCTTACCTGGTTGAATTCTTGTTTATGTACACACTTAGGGAGTCCAGGCATTTCAGCAAACACTTATTAAATACTTGTGTTGGGCTGTATTAGAAGGGCAGACTGTAACGGTAGATAAAATAGAGCTCCTCCTCTCGAGGGCCTCGCGTTGTCGCTGGAATAGAAGAGAGATCAGATAGGTTGGCATCTTTGGAAGTGGAGGGGCGGGTTCAGCAACGCCCTCACGGTGGGCAGGGTCCTAACCGCTGCCCTCCCTTGGCCCAGGTGCCGGATGTGCTCCCTGACGTTCTACTCGAAGTCGGAGATGCAGATCCACTCCAAGTCACACACCGAGACCAAGCCCCACAAGTGCCCACACTGCTCCAAGACGTTCGCCAACAGCTCCTACCTGGCCCAGCACATCCGTATCCACTCGGGGGCCAAGCCCTACAGTTGTAACTTCTGTGAGAAGTCCTTCCGCCAGCTCTCTCACCTCCAGCAGCACACCCGGTAAGGCTGCTTTCAGTCTCCCCCCGACTCCCTGCCGTGGACCCCTCACCCCGAGGCCACGTGGCCCACGCCTCCTCTCTTCTCCACATGTTTTCTTTTGTCCCTTTCAACTCTGCCCTTTGGGAGCCTCGATTCTCTCCCACTGCTGTCTGTGAAAACTGAACTGCGTATCCCTGCAGCTTGGGGGTGGTGCCTGGAACATTGTGCTCTCCGGTCCCAAGGTCTGCAACGATTTATGtggcttctctctgtgtctgtgttcgGAAATCTTCTGCAGAGCAGGCCCTGCTTTTACTATATGCGTCAGTTCAGAGCCAAGGTGTGCATTCAACCTCAGGTCCATGGGGGACAGGCGGTGTTGGTCTTTGTTCAAATTACTGTTTGGAAGCAGGGTGTCTGTGGTGAGTGTGTAACCTTGGCACAAAGCAGAGGGCTGACGAGACCGAAATCTTTAAGGTTACAGGAGCCAGGGGTGCAGCTCTTCATCATCTCACTGCCATTCTAGCCACCGACTTAAGATGAGCAGCAACCTAGATGTGGGTGTCCTCTTCACGAGCCTCTCCAGGCCGGCGCGGgtttgtgggggagggaggaaggggtgctCTCATCCGTCAAGCAACATCATTTCACCCAGCGGAGAGCTGAGCCCGTGGTGTCGAAccgctccctcctccccccttccctcctctcctctccggCAGGATCCACTCCAAGATGCACACGGAGACCATCAAGCCCCACAAGTGCCCGCACTGCTCCAAGACCTTCGCCAACACCTCCTACCTGGCCCAGCACCTCCGTATCCACTCGGGGGCCAAGCCCTACAACTGTTCCTACTGCCAGAAGGCCTTCCGccagctctcccacctccagcAGCACACACGGTAAGGGAGAGTGGCGGGCTACTGCCCCCGCCCCGCTGgcatgccctccccacccccgccccggacACACACAACAACCCGcatgcggggggcgggggagagacCCGGCTGGAGGAGAGAGCTGGccggaggagagcacagctggCATCTGGGAGGAAGACCAAGCAAGACTGGAGACGCAAGTGGACGCTCAGAGAGCCTTTCTGGGGCAGAAGCAGCGCCGAGGAGACACAGTGACTGTGGGACATTCCCTGATCCGAGGGAGGAGGAAACTCACTGGGAGCAGAGCCGACGTTTCCTTCCCTCATTTCCCTCCCTGGAGACACCTGTGCACACATCCTGCAAGATTCTCGATGTCAAAGCAGGGCCATTTGGTCGGAGAAGACCATCCCTCTAGCCCTTAGGGCACCGATTATGAACGGGAGGAGGTATAATCAGACTTCAGCTGGGTACCAACTCAGCGACACCTACAGCACCAAGCAAGGCTCCGAGGGATGCCAGGGGTACAGGAGAGAACAAAGCGCAGCGTAAATGTTCACAGAGAACCGGCAAATGAGACGAAAATGCTCCTACTCCGTAAGGATGTGTACTTTGTCCCGTGAATCTGGAGTGGCTCAGAGGCGAGCCTGCCTCCTGGAAGAGCTGATGGTCTCCTTCAGTGGGATCTCAAGTTGAGCTGGAGTCCAGACTCCTGCTGGCTACAGGTCTCCTCTCCCGGCTGCTTCTGGAGGTGGCGATCCCTCTTAAAGTGGTCCGACAGCTTGCTTCTCGAAGAGGAGGAATCGGGCTTTCCTCACAAGGAGACGTGTCCTGCGAGGTTTTCAGGATTTCATACCCGGGATCTCGAAAAGCACCTGGTCACAGAGATGGTTCTGAAGTCCCTGCCAAGGAGCAGGGTTCTGCCAACCTTCAAGTCCTTGGCTCGTCTCAGCAGAGGGCCCTATAGTGTTTGGAAAGAGGTCAGATCAGTACTAAACTAGGCATTTCCTGCCGTTAGGGGCTGAGCTGGGAAAAGCCCCAAGGAGCTTCCACCAGCATCGATGTTGCTGCTGCCCTTCACAGTTCGCATAACTCTGTGCTTTTCTTTGACCCCAGAACTTGCTCTGGGATTGGTGTTAAGGCTGAAGGGGTAGTTTCTGGCTGTATGTTGGAGGCCAAGGGAGAAGtgttatgtgtttcttttttctcgcCGTGTGTTTATCTCACGTTTCTGAACTCTCGTGAGGGCCGGTGACTGTAGGAGCTGCCTTGGCTGCCAGATCGTGGCCTCCGCGCGCCTTGGCCGCCCAGCCCCCGGCCCTCCGCCAGCAGAGAGGAGCCCAGCTTGAGCGGAGTGGTGCGGGCAGCGAGCAGCAGTCGGGCCCGCTGGCCTGAGCCGGCGTCTCCTGGAGACCCACCCTGTGCTCCCAGAGGAGGCCTGTTAAGGCGCTGGTCCCCGAGCGGCCTTGCTGATgtccttcccctttcttcttctctcgtCCCGTGCAGAATCCACACCGGGGATAGGCCGTACAAATGTGCACACCCGGGCTGCGAGAAAGCCTTCACACAGCTCTCCAACCTGCAGGTAGGTGCTCCACCCTCCACACGAGGCCTTGAGTCTAAGACTTGGGGTCACAGTGCCGTTTGACtagtacagtggttctcaaactttttcagGCCGCTTTACGTTCTTAACAGTCACTGGGGAGCCCAAAGAGCTTTCGTTGATGTGGGTAACACCTAATTACGTAGACGTTATGAAACTGAAAAACTATTtagtaatttgtttaaaaataacaaacccCATCGTacattaacataaataacatatctCTTAACCTCCCTCCCCGCAAAAAGCTTAGTGAGAAGAACGGCATTGCTTTTTGTTTATGCACGTTTCTCTAATGTCTGGCTTACTAGAAGATGGAGAGATTCTCTTATCTGCTGCGTTCAGTCTTTACGATATTACATGTCGTGTAATCTCTGTATAGTCATgaaagaatgagagtgaaaaggcaagcggtgtcttattattattattattttgaaaatagttgtGACCTTGCGGGCCCCCTGAAAAGGTCTTGGTGTTCCCTGGCAGTTCCCATGCCTCcctctgagaaccactggactagtGGGACCAGGCATAGCCGTCATTCTGACTTTAAGGATCCTGCAGGATGCTGCTTCCCTTAGCTGGTAGCGTCTGAAGTTTCATTTGAAGCAATTCCTGCTGCCTTCAGATGTAAGAGAACCCAGGAGGCCTggcacccagcccagggctttCCATTAAGGTcaaggaggcaggagggcagagTGGTGCAGCCGTCCTGATTTCTCCTTGTTTTCTCAGTCCCACAGGCGGCAGCACAACAAAGATAAACCCTTCAAGTGCCACAACTGTCACCGGGCGTACACGGACGCGACCTCGCTGGAGGTGCACCTGTCCACGCACACAGTGAAGCATGCCAAGGTGTACACCTGCACCATCTGCAGCCGGGCGTACACGTCGGTGAGCACTcggagcccccctccccccccgcaAGCGGCTTCACCCCGCCTTTCCGATAAAGAGCTGCCGCAGTGAATACACCCCATCCATCCCTTGCTCCACCTTGCCGGGATCAGTAAAGAGAGCAGAAATTGAACAGACGCAGAGCTGAGGAATTTGGGGGATGCCTGGTCCCTTAAGCCTGTAGCGATTGCTCAGTAGTGAGTCTTCATTTTACTTAGACACAGGATAAAAGAAAGCGTCTTGAAATTGTGAGAGACGAGAGATTTCAGTTAGATGTTTTCCATTAGACTCCAGAAAAAGGTGGTCAGGTTGTTCCATTCAGAGATCTTTGAGAAAGTGACAGCTTTCCCCGTGCCAGCTGAATGCCCACGGTTACCCTAAAGGTCCCCCCACCTTGTCCACGCGGTGCGAGCACTGAAAGTGGCTCATGGGGAGAACCCGCGTGGCTCCAGAGCACCTCTGTATAAGTGTCGTTCTGTTCAAGGTAACAGCCCAGGGTGCTGGTTACAGGgagcttccttccttctctttcttccctcaacCCCTCTTCCATCCCCCTCAGGAGACGTACCTGATGAAGCACATGCGCAAACACAACCCTCCTGATCTCCAGCAGCAGGtgcaggcggcggcggcggcggcggcagtggcccaggcccaggcccaggcccaggctcaAGCGCAGGCCCAAGcgcaggcccaggcccaggcctccCAGGCTTCGCAGCAGCCACAGCAGCAGCCGCCACAGCCTCCGCACTTCCAGTCCCCGGGGGCGGCCCCCCAGGGCGGGGGTGGCGGGGACAGCAACCCCAATCCCCCGCCCCAGTGCTCCTTCGACCTGACCCCCTATAAGACGGCAGAGCACCACAAGGACATCTGCCTCACCGTCACCACCAGCACCATCCAGGTAGAGCACCTGGCCAGCTCGTAGAGACCTGTGCTGCCGTCCCCCggggagaggggaaagaggcTCTGGTCCCTTCTTTCTCCAGCTCCTCTTGGTGGGAAAAGTCCTCTTCTTCCTTGACAGGCCACGGCTCCATCTCCTTGGGCCTCAGGCATGGCCTTCTCTCACAGGATACCATCCTTATTGTCTCAGCTCCTCTTCCGAAGGAACGTCAGCCCTCCTGAATGGCAGAGGAGTACTGAGCTGGTCGCGTAATCCAGCAGCCTCCCGCCTAAGCGTAGCTTTTAACATTGGGGGTTGGTGCTCAGGGGAGGGGTTTGCTATGACCTCATAGAGACTTTTCCAGCGTGGGCACTTACTCTCTCCTCACCCTCGTAATCCTCCAAGCTCGGGCTGACAGAGGACTAGAGGCTGGCACTCCCGGACGGCACAGAGGAGGGAGCCCTAAATGCAAGCAGCCTCCTGTTCTGTTCTTGCCTGCGAAAGAACAGAGCTTCCTCCCGTGCCCCTGTCCCTGGGAGCCGTTTTCTTCCCCTCATGATCTCACTTCACTTCCTACCTGATGCTGGAGGGAGGTCTGGGGCGGGTCAGACCCCCTTTATTTGTAAAGGGGCAAGGGCCGAGATGTGGTCCCCAAGGGGCCGGAGATCCCCAAAATGGCCGACGGTGGCTTAGAAGTGTGGGTTATGGTTTTCCTTGGAgcctctccccttctctgccaGCGGAGGCCTTGTGCTCAGTCTCCCCGTCCCCAACCTAAGGAGCTGCGGGTTCTTTATGAAACCCCACGATAAGGGGGCTGCAGAGAAGGGAGAGTTCGGGGCAGATGCAAGGACTGGACTTAGCTCCCTAGGTGCCGCGGTCAGTTGCCGGACAcggatttatatataaatatatatatataaatatatatatacccactcATCACGGCCATTTTTGTTGTAACCATTTCTGTGTTTATAAATGCATTATCTCTGAGAATTTTCatatttgatgtttatttttgtcccttttgtttttctccaccCTGTCTTCTggccaatggcatttttatttcctttcgtcttttttttttttttttaaatcatggcagatttcagagaaaagagaaaatggaaaaaaaaatcaggaaaccaGTTgttataaagtaatttaaaatgaggaaaaaaagaaaaacttatgtACAAAACCAAGGGGTGTTTTTAGAACCTTGTATAGAAAT encodes the following:
- the ZNF384 gene encoding zinc finger protein 384 isoform X12: MEESHFNSNPYFWPSIPTVSGQIENTMFINKMKDQLLPEKGCGLAPPHYPTLLTVPASVSLPSGISMDTESKSDQLTPHSQASVTQNITVVPVPSTGLMTAGVSCSQRWRREGSQSRGPGLVITSPSGSLVTTASSAQTFPISAPMIVSALPPGSQALQVVPDLSKKVASTLTEEGGGGGGGGGTVAAKPPRGRKKKRMLESGLPEMNDPYVLSPEDDDDHQKDGKTYRCRMCSLTFYSKSEMQIHSKSHTETKPHKCPHCSKTFANSSYLAQHIRIHSGAKPYSCNFCEKSFRQLSHLQQHTRIHTGDRPYKCAHPGCEKAFTQLSNLQSHRRQHNKDKPFKCHNCHRAYTDATSLEVHLSTHTVKHAKVYTCTICSRAYTSETYLMKHMRKHNPPDLQQQVQAAAAAAAVAQAQAQAQAQAQAQAQAQAQASQASQQPQQQPPQPPHFQSPGAAPQGGGGGDSNPNPPPQCSFDLTPYKTAEHHKDICLTVTTSTIQVEHLASS
- the ZNF384 gene encoding zinc finger protein 384 isoform X3, whose product is MEESHFNSNPYFWPSIPTVSGQIENTMFINKMKDQLLPEKGCGLAPPHYPTLLTVPASVSLPSGISMDTESKSDQLTPHSQASVTQNITVVPVPSTGLMTAGVSCSQRWRREGSQSRGPGLVITSPSGSLVTTASSAQTFPISAPMIVSALPPGSQALQVVPDLSKKVASTLTEEGGGGGGGGGTVAAKPPRGRKKKRMLESGLPEMNDPYVLSPEDDDDHQKDGKTYRCRMCSLTFYSKSEMQIHSKSHTETKPHKCPHCSKTFANSSYLAQHIRIHSGAKPYSCNFCEKSFRQLSHLQQHTRIHSKMHTETIKPHKCPHCSKTFANTSYLAQHLRIHSGAKPYNCSYCQKAFRQLSHLQQHTRIHTGDRPYKCAHPGCEKAFTQLSNLQSHRRQHNKDKPFKCHNCHRAYTDATSLEVHLSTHTVKHAKVYTCTICSRAYTSETYLMKHMRKHNPPDLQQQVQAAAAAAAVAQAQAQAQAQAQAQAQAQAQASQASQQPQQQPPQPPHFQSPGAAPQGGGGGDSNPNPPPQCSFDLTPYKTAEHHKDICLTVTTSTIQATAPSPWASGMAFSHRIPSLLSQLLFRRNVSPPEWQRSTELVA
- the ZNF384 gene encoding zinc finger protein 384 isoform X13, yielding MEESHFNSNPYFWPSIPTVSGQIENTMFINKMKDQLLPEKGCGLAPPHYPTLLTVPASVSLPSGISMDTESKSDQLTPHSQASVTQNITVVPVPSTGLMTAGPGLVITSPSGSLVTTASSAQTFPISAPMIVSALPPGSQALQVVPDLSKKVASTLTEEGGGGGGGGGTVAAKPPRGRKKKRMLESGLPEMNDPYVLSPEDDDDHQKDGKTYRCRMCSLTFYSKSEMQIHSKSHTETKPHKCPHCSKTFANSSYLAQHIRIHSGAKPYSCNFCEKSFRQLSHLQQHTRIHTGDRPYKCAHPGCEKAFTQLSNLQSHRRQHNKDKPFKCHNCHRAYTDATSLEVHLSTHTVKHAKVYTCTICSRAYTSETYLMKHMRKHNPPDLQQQVQAAAAAAAVAQAQAQAQAQAQAQAQAQAQASQASQQPQQQPPQPPHFQSPGAAPQGGGGGDSNPNPPPQCSFDLTPYKTAEHHKDICLTVTTSTIQVEHLASS
- the ZNF384 gene encoding zinc finger protein 384 isoform X8 → MEESHFNSNPYFWPSIPTVSGQIENTMFINKMKDQLLPEKGCGLAPPHYPTLLTVPASVSLPSGISMDTESKSDQLTPHSQASVTQNITVVPVPSTGLMTAGPGLVITSPSGSLVTTASSAQTFPISAPMIVSALPPGSQALQVVPDLSKKVASTLTEEGGGGGGGGGTVAAKPPRGRKKKRMLESGLPEMNDPYVLSPEDDDDHQKDGKTYRCRMCSLTFYSKSEMQIHSKSHTETKPHKCPHCSKTFANSSYLAQHIRIHSGAKPYSCNFCEKSFRQLSHLQQHTRIHSKMHTETIKPHKCPHCSKTFANTSYLAQHLRIHSGAKPYNCSYCQKAFRQLSHLQQHTRIHTGDRPYKCAHPGCEKAFTQLSNLQSHRRQHNKDKPFKCHNCHRAYTDATSLEVHLSTHTVKHAKVYTCTICSRAYTSETYLMKHMRKHNPPDLQQQVQAAAAAAAVAQAQAQAQAQAQAQAQAQAQASQASQQPQQQPPQPPHFQSPGAAPQGGGGGDSNPNPPPQCSFDLTPYKTAEHHKDICLTVTTSTIQVEHLASS
- the ZNF384 gene encoding zinc finger protein 384 isoform X10, translated to MEESHFNSNPYFWPSIPTVSGQIENTMFINKMKDQLLPEKGCGLAPPHYPTLLTVPASVSLPSGISMDTESKSDQLTPHSQASVTQNITVVPVPSTGLMTAGPGLVITSPSGSLVTTASSAQTFPISAPMIVSALPPGSQALQVVPDLSKKVASTLTEEGGGGGGGGGTVAAKPPRGRKKKRMLESGLPEMNDPYVLSPEDDDDHQKDGKTYRCRMCSLTFYSKSEMQIHSKSHTETKPHKCPHCSKTFANSSYLAQHIRIHSGAKPYSCNFCEKSFRQLSHLQQHTRIHTGDRPYKCAHPGCEKAFTQLSNLQSHRRQHNKDKPFKCHNCHRAYTDATSLEVHLSTHTVKHAKVYTCTICSRAYTSETYLMKHMRKHNPPDLQQQVQAAAAAAAVAQAQAQAQAQAQAQAQAQAQASQASQQPQQQPPQPPHFQSPGAAPQGGGGGDSNPNPPPQCSFDLTPYKTAEHHKDICLTVTTSTIQATAPSPWASGMAFSHRIPSLLSQLLFRRNVSPPEWQRSTELVA